GGCGGGTTTTTCGGCTTCGACGTGTTCCGGCACGCGGAGTTCGCGCTGCAGCTCCACCGTCCAGTCGGGCTGGTTCACCATGCCGATCTGGAACGGGCGCGGCAGCAGCGACAGGTCCAGCCGGAACGCCAGTTCGACGCGGTGGGCGCTGTCGGCCTGGGGGCCGTCGGCGATGCGCCAGCGCGAGATCCGCCCCACACCGGCCAGCGCATCGGCCAGGGTGGCGTAGTTCTGGTGCAAGGCGTACTGCAGCCCCGCCCCGCCGCTGTCGGCACCCGCGTCGTTGGACAGGCTCAGACGCCAGCGCCGCGTGAGCGGCTGGTAGGCCAGGCGCAGCGTGCGCACCGCGCTGGACACGCGCTTGTCGGTCCAGTACCAGCGCTTGCGGTACACGTCGGCCTGCCAGACGAAATACAGCGGCACCGATTTCTGCAGGGCGTCTTCGACCGCGTGCGCCGGCGACAGCCCCAGCCGGGCCGACAGAAACAGGCCGTCGGCGGTGCGCTGCAGGGCCAGCTGCAGGGTCTCGGGTTCGCGGGCATGGGCCGACCAGGGCAGCAACAAGGCCATCCAGGACGCGCAGATGAGCGCTCGCAGCCAGTGCCACACAGGGAGGGTCGGAAATGAGGTGTTCAGCGCGGGTTCAAGGCCGGGCCTTGTCGATGCGGGCGTAAAAGAATCCGTCGTATCCACCCGGAACATTGTCGTTGAACTCCCCATCGGCAATGACCGTTCCCGGCAGCAAATGACCCGGTGACGCCTGCAGGACGGCGTCGGTGTGGCGCCCAAGGAACGCCTGGACCTGATCGGCCCCTTCGGCACGAAACACCGAGCAGGTGCAATACAGCAATCGCCCGCCCGGCTTGAGCAGCGGCCACAAGGCGTCGAGCAGTTGGCGCTGGATGGCCACCAGTGTGTCCACGTCGGCCGCACGGCGCAACCAGCGCACGTCGGGGTGGCGCCGCACGATGCCCGAGGCGGTGCACGGGGCGTCGAGCAGGATGGCGTCAAACGGCTGGCCGTCCCACCAGGCGGCGGGCTGGCCGGCGTCGGCGCACTGCACCTCGGCGCTCAGGCCCAGGCGGTGCAGGTTGTCGTGAATGCGCACGCAGCGGCGCGCGTCCACGTCCAGCGCCAGCAGGTTCAGCTCGGCGCGCTCCAGCAGGTGGGCGGTCTTGCCGCCGGGGGCGGCGCAGGCGTCGAGCACGCGGTCGGCCGCGGTCCACCCGCGCCCGGCGAGCAGCAAGCCCGCGGCCATCTGCGCCGCGCCGTCCTGCACCGAACAATGGCCCTGGCTGAAACCGGGCAGGCGCTCGACGGGCTGCGGCGCATCCAGCACCAGGCCGTCCTCACCGATGGCGCGGGCGCTCAGGCCCATGGCTTGCAGCGCCTGCAGGTAATCGGCCCGGCGGGTGCGGCGGCGGTTGACGCGCAAGACCATCGGGCCGGGCTGGTTGTTGGCCGCCAGGATGGCCTGCCACTGCCCGGGGTGGTCGCGCTGCAGCCGCTCGATCCACCAGGCGGGGTGGTTCCAGCGCGCCACCGGCTGGCCGGCCACGTCGGCCAACAGGGCATCCCTCTCCCGCAGAAAGCGCCGCAGGCAGGCGTTGATGAAAGCCGCCTGGCGGTGGGTGTTGCGGTCCTGCCGGGCAGCGTCCACCGCCTGGTTCACCACGGTGTGGGGAGCGTATTGCAGGCCCACCCGTTGGGGCACGCCCTCGGCATCGTCGGGCTCTTCGGGCAGGAGCAGGGCCACGGCGCTGTGGAGCAGGGCCTGCACCGCGGCGTCGGGTTTGCGCTGCACCAGCCGGGCCACCAGCGCACGCGCGCTGCCCAGATGGCGCAACACATGGAAAGTGAGCGCCTGCACTCCAGGGCGCAGAGCCGCGTTGACCTGCGGCAGCACGTCGCTGAGCGAACGCCCCTGCTCCACCGCGAGCACGCAGAGCGCGGTCTGGTGCAGTTGCGTGGCCAGGCTGGGCGCGAGCCGGGGCGCGCTGCCCTGGTCAGAGGTTGTGGACGGGGAGTTGGGGGTTGGGTGGCTCACATGGGCATCCATGTTGGGGTGTGCGGAGTGTGGGGCCAATGGCCTTCCACCCACCGTCACGGGGTCAAATCAGGGTCCACCCCGGGTCGTCGCCGGGGTTGCTGGCGGGAGGGGGTGGCGCCTCGCTGGCCGGCGGGGGCTCATCGTCGCGGGTCAGCGGCAGCGGGCCCATGGCCCGGCCGTAGATGCGGTGGATGCGCTGCTCCAGCGTGGGGTGCGAATCGAGCCAGTGGGCCACGGCGCCGGATTCGTTGGCCACCAGCAGCATGTGCTGCACCATGGAGCCCACGCGCCGCGACACCACGCCTTCGCGCTGCTGGCTCATGATCTTGCGCAGCACGCCACCCAGGCCGTCGCGGCTGCGGGTCCACTGCACGGCGCGGGCATCGGCCAGGTATTCGCGCTGGCGCGACACCGCGGCCTGCAGCGCATGGCCGGCGAGCCAGCCCAGCCAGCCCGCGGCCATAATGGCCAGACCGATCAGGGCCAGGGCCATGCGGCGGTCTTTTTCGTCCGGCTCCACCAGTTGCCGCCCCATGCGGTACAGCATTTCCAGCCCGAACACCATGCCGATGAGCCGCATGTTGAGCCGGGTATCGCCTTCGCCGATGTGGCTGAACTCGTGCGCCACCAGGCCCTGAAGCTCCTCGCGCGTGAGGTGTTCCAGCGCACCGCGGGTGACGGCCACGACGGCGTCGTCCTCGTCCCAGCCGGCGGCAAAGGCGTTGATGCCCTGATCGCGCGCGACCACCATCGCCAGCGGACGCTTCATGCCCGACGAGATCGACATCTCGTCGACGATGTTGGAGAAGCGCTGGTCGTCAAAATCGCCCGAGGGCTGGGCCGGGCGCGCGCCCATCTGCTCGGCCAGCCGCTGCCCGCCACCGCTGGCCAGGCGCGAGGTTTCCACCCACCAGCCCCCCAGCACGAACAGCAGCACCACGGCGGTGTTGACCGCGAAATAGTGGCGCGGGTAGCTCATGTCGCCGGGTACCCAGAAACCCCAGGTCAGGCCCCAGGCCAACGCCAGCGCGGCGTTGATCGCCAGCACCAGCAGCAGCACGGTGAGCACGAAGGCGAGCAGCAGCTTGCGGGTCTCACCGCGCGCGTCGCGCTGAAATTCAAAGAACCGCACGGTGGCGCCCTGCGCAGGAGGGCCTCAAAAAGCGACCTTCACCGCCTGGCGCTCGACGTCGCTGGTGGTGGACTCCAGCATGGACTGGGGCTGGAAGTTGAACAACCGCGCCACGATCAGGGTGGGGAACTGCGCGGCCGCGTCGTTGAACTCCAGCACGTTGTCGTTGTACGCCTGGCGCGCGAAACCGATCCGGTTCTCGGTGCTGGACAACTCCTCGCTGAGCTCGCGCATGGTCTGGTCGGCCTTGAGATCGGGGTAGGCCTCGACCACGGCGAACAGGCGCCCGAGGGCCCCACCCAGCACCTGCTCGGCACCACTCAGCGCACCGAGCGCACCGGCATTTAGCGGGCTGCCCGCGGCCGTCTGCTCGGCGGCCTTGGCCTGGTTGCGGGCCGCGACCACGGCCTCCAGCGTCTGCGCCTCGTGGGCCAGGTACTTGCGCGCGACCTCCACCAGGTTGGGGATCAGGTCGTAGCGGCGCTTGAGCTGCACGTCGATCTGGCCAAAGGCGTTGGCGATCGCGTTTTTCAGGCGCACCAACCGGTTGTAGGCCCCCACGGCCCAGAAGAACACCAGCAGGCCCAAGGCCAGCAACACCCACAGCGTGGCAGACATGTTCTCAACTCCTTGTATCGGACATCCAGTACCCACCGGACCGGGCAGCCCTGCACCGGCACCTGCCCGCAGAGGGCGCCCGCAATATACCCCAGCCCTTTGCGCAAGCCCCCTGGCCGAAGACAGGCGCCCAGAAAAAAGCCCCCGGTCGGATGACCGGGGGCTTTTTAGGAGCGGCCGGTGGGCCGGCCCTGGGCGGGTTGCGCCTTATTCGGCGGATTCGCTCGGGCTGGACGTGTCGGCCTGATCGGCCGCCAGCGACAGCGCATCGGCTTCGGCGATGGCGCGACGCTCTTCGTCGTCCATCTTTTCCTTGACCTTGCGCGCCTCGTGGTAGGCCATGCCGGTACCGGCCGGGATCAAACGACCCACGATCACGTTTTCCTTCAGACCACGCAGCTCGTCGCGCTTGCCCATGATGGCCGCCTCGGTCAGCACGCGGGTGGTTTCCTGGAAGGAAGCCGCCGAGATGAACGAGTCGGTGGACAACGAGGCCTTGGTGATACCCAGCAGCACGTTGCTGTAGACCGCGGGCAGCTTGCCCTCGGCGCGCAGCGCGTCGTTGGTGTTGAGGATCTCGGAACGCTCGACCTGCTCACCGGCGATGTAGTTCGAATCGCCCACGCTCTCGACGACCACGCGGCGCAGCATCTGGCGCACGATCACTTCAATGTGCTTGTCGTTGATCTTCACGCCCTGCAGGCGGTACACGTCCTGCACCTCGTCCACGATGTAGCGCGACAGCTCTTCGATGCCCAGCAGGCGCAGGATGTCCTGCGGATCGGCCGGGCCGTCCACCACGCTCTCGCCCTTGTTGACCACCTGGCCTTCGTGCACCAGGATGTTCTTTTCCTTGGGGATGAGCTCGTCCCAGATCTTGCCTTCCGGATCGGTGATCTGCAGGCGGACCTTGCCCTTGGTTTCCTTGCCGAACGACACCGTACCGGTCATCTCGGCCAGCATGCCCTTGTCCTTCGGGCTGCGGGCTTCGAACAGCTCGGCCACCCGCGGCAGACCGCCGGTGATGTCGCGCGTCTTCTGGCCTTCGACCGGGATGCGGGCCAGCACGTGGCCGGGGCCGACGTCCTGACCGTCGCGCACTTCCAGCAGCGCGCCGATCTGGAAGCCCACCGTCACCGAGTGGTCGGTGCCCGGGATCTTCACTTCGTTGCCCTGGGCGTCGAGCAGCTTGACCAGGGGGCGCACCACCTTGGTCGAACCGCGGTGCTTCGGATCGATCACCACCAGCGAGGACAGGCCGGTCACGTCGTTGACCTGCTTGGCCACCGTCAGACCTTCTTCCACGTTCTCGAACTTCACCTGACCGGCGAATTCCGTGATGATGGGTCGGGTCAGCGGGTCCCAGTTGGCGAGGATGGCACCGGCCTTGATCTGCTGGTCGGCCTTGACCGCCAGGATCGCGCCGTACGGCACCTTGTGACGCTCACGCTCGCGACCGATTTCATCGTGGATGATGATCTCGCCGGAACGCGCAATCACCACCAGCTCGCCCTTGGTGTTGGTCACGTAACGCATGGTCGCGTTGAAACCAATGGAACCGCTGGACTTGGCTTCCACGCTGGAGGCCACGGCCGCACGCGACGCCGCACCACCGATGTGGAAGGTGCGCATGGTCAGCTGCGTGCCGGGTTCACCGATGGACTGGGCGGCGATCACACCGACGGCTTCGCCGATGTTCACCAGGCCGCCACGGCCCAGGTCGCGGCCATAGCACTTGGCGCAGATGCCGAAGCGGGTTTCGCAGGTCAGTGCGGTGCGCACCTTCACCTCGTCCACGCCAGCGGCTTCCAGATCGTCGAGCATGTCCTCGTCCAGCAGGGTGCCGGCCGGCAGCAGAACCGCGCGGGTCTCGGGGTGGATCACTTCCTCGGCCGTGGTGCGGCCCAGGATGCGGTCGCGCAGCGACTCGATCACCTCACCGCCCTCGACGATGGCGCGCATCAGCGTGCCATTGGTCGTGCCGCAGTCCTGGCTGTTGACCACCAGATCCTGCGTCACGTCCACCAGACGGCGGGTCAGGTAACCCGAGTTGGCGGTCTTCAGCGCCGTGTCGGCCAGACCCTTACGGGCGCCGTGCGTGGAGATGAAGTACTGCAACACGTTCAGACCTTCACGGAAGTTCGCCGTGATGGGGGTCTCGATGATGGAGCCGTCCGGCTTGGCCATCAGGCCGCGCATGCCGGCGAGCTGGCGGATCTGGGCCGCGCTACCGCGGGCACCGGAGTCGGCCATCATGTAGATGGAGTTGAACGACTCCTGGTCGACTTCCTTGCCGTGGCGGTCGGTGGTCTTCTGCTTGGCCAGCTGGGCCATCATGACCTTGGAGATCTCGTCACCGGCCTTGCCCCAGATGTCCACC
This Hydrogenophaga taeniospiralis DNA region includes the following protein-coding sequences:
- a CDS encoding LemA family protein gives rise to the protein MSATLWVLLALGLLVFFWAVGAYNRLVRLKNAIANAFGQIDVQLKRRYDLIPNLVEVARKYLAHEAQTLEAVVAARNQAKAAEQTAAGSPLNAGALGALSGAEQVLGGALGRLFAVVEAYPDLKADQTMRELSEELSSTENRIGFARQAYNDNVLEFNDAAAQFPTLIVARLFNFQPQSMLESTTSDVERQAVKVAF
- the rsmB gene encoding 16S rRNA (cytosine(967)-C(5))-methyltransferase RsmB, which gives rise to MDAHVSHPTPNSPSTTSDQGSAPRLAPSLATQLHQTALCVLAVEQGRSLSDVLPQVNAALRPGVQALTFHVLRHLGSARALVARLVQRKPDAAVQALLHSAVALLLPEEPDDAEGVPQRVGLQYAPHTVVNQAVDAARQDRNTHRQAAFINACLRRFLRERDALLADVAGQPVARWNHPAWWIERLQRDHPGQWQAILAANNQPGPMVLRVNRRRTRRADYLQALQAMGLSARAIGEDGLVLDAPQPVERLPGFSQGHCSVQDGAAQMAAGLLLAGRGWTAADRVLDACAAPGGKTAHLLERAELNLLALDVDARRCVRIHDNLHRLGLSAEVQCADAGQPAAWWDGQPFDAILLDAPCTASGIVRRHPDVRWLRRAADVDTLVAIQRQLLDALWPLLKPGGRLLYCTCSVFRAEGADQVQAFLGRHTDAVLQASPGHLLPGTVIADGEFNDNVPGGYDGFFYARIDKARP
- a CDS encoding M48 family metalloprotease; its protein translation is MRFFEFQRDARGETRKLLLAFVLTVLLLVLAINAALALAWGLTWGFWVPGDMSYPRHYFAVNTAVVLLFVLGGWWVETSRLASGGGQRLAEQMGARPAQPSGDFDDQRFSNIVDEMSISSGMKRPLAMVVARDQGINAFAAGWDEDDAVVAVTRGALEHLTREELQGLVAHEFSHIGEGDTRLNMRLIGMVFGLEMLYRMGRQLVEPDEKDRRMALALIGLAIMAAGWLGWLAGHALQAAVSRQREYLADARAVQWTRSRDGLGGVLRKIMSQQREGVVSRRVGSMVQHMLLVANESGAVAHWLDSHPTLEQRIHRIYGRAMGPLPLTRDDEPPPASEAPPPPASNPGDDPGWTLI
- the rpoC gene encoding DNA-directed RNA polymerase subunit beta', giving the protein MKSLLDLFKQFTPDEHFDAIRIGLASPEKIRSWSFGEVKKPETINYRTFKPERDGLFCAKIFGPIKDYECLCGKYKRLKHRGVICEKCGVEVTQTKVRRERMGHIDLAAPCAHIWFLKSLPSRLGLILDMTLRDIERVLYFEAYVIVDPGMTPLKKFAIMSEDDYDAKRKEYGDEFIAKMGAEGIKELLQAIDLDIEIEKLRNDLTGSELKIKKNAKRLKVLEAFKKSGIKPEWMVLDVLPVLPPDLRPLVPLDGGRFATSDLNDLYRRVINRNSRLRRLLELKAPEIIARNEKRMLQEAVDSLLDNGRRGKAMTGANKRALKSLADMIKGKSGRFRQNLLGKRVDYSGRSVIVVGPTLKLHQCGLPKLMALELFKPFIFSRLEAMGIATTIKAAKKEVEAGTPVVWDILEEVIKEHPVMLNRAPTLHRLGIQAFEPILIEGKAIQLHPLVCAAFNADFDGDQMAVHVPLSVEAQLEARTLMLASNNILFPANGEPSIVPSQDVVLGLYYATRERINGKGEGMIFADLLELQRALDNGVVEITAKISVRLTEWAKNKETGEFVPSTSLVDTTVGRALLSEILPKGLPFEVLNKALKKKEISRLINSSFRKCGLKETVVFADKLLQNGFRLATRAGISIAVDDMLVPKEKPAIIDRAEKEVKEIAQQYASGLVTAGERYNKVVDIWGKAGDEISKVMMAQLAKQKTTDRHGKEVDQESFNSIYMMADSGARGSAAQIRQLAGMRGLMAKPDGSIIETPITANFREGLNVLQYFISTHGARKGLADTALKTANSGYLTRRLVDVTQDLVVNSQDCGTTNGTLMRAIVEGGEVIESLRDRILGRTTAEEVIHPETRAVLLPAGTLLDEDMLDDLEAAGVDEVKVRTALTCETRFGICAKCYGRDLGRGGLVNIGEAVGVIAAQSIGEPGTQLTMRTFHIGGAASRAAVASSVEAKSSGSIGFNATMRYVTNTKGELVVIARSGEIIIHDEIGRERERHKVPYGAILAVKADQQIKAGAILANWDPLTRPIITEFAGQVKFENVEEGLTVAKQVNDVTGLSSLVVIDPKHRGSTKVVRPLVKLLDAQGNEVKIPGTDHSVTVGFQIGALLEVRDGQDVGPGHVLARIPVEGQKTRDITGGLPRVAELFEARSPKDKGMLAEMTGTVSFGKETKGKVRLQITDPEGKIWDELIPKEKNILVHEGQVVNKGESVVDGPADPQDILRLLGIEELSRYIVDEVQDVYRLQGVKINDKHIEVIVRQMLRRVVVESVGDSNYIAGEQVERSEILNTNDALRAEGKLPAVYSNVLLGITKASLSTDSFISAASFQETTRVLTEAAIMGKRDELRGLKENVIVGRLIPAGTGMAYHEARKVKEKMDDEERRAIAEADALSLAADQADTSSPSESAE
- a CDS encoding DUF4390 domain-containing protein is translated as MALLLPWSAHAREPETLQLALQRTADGLFLSARLGLSPAHAVEDALQKSVPLYFVWQADVYRKRWYWTDKRVSSAVRTLRLAYQPLTRRWRLSLSNDAGADSGGAGLQYALHQNYATLADALAGVGRISRWRIADGPQADSAHRVELAFRLDLSLLPRPFQIGMVNQPDWTVELQRELRVPEHVEAEKPAEPLPDKDEADVTEPQR